A genomic segment from Glycine soja cultivar W05 chromosome 18, ASM419377v2, whole genome shotgun sequence encodes:
- the LOC114396766 gene encoding phosphoglycolate phosphatase 1B, chloroplastic-like: protein MLRSSTLTQSVTVTCVHHSHRQWFQSIPVNYRFCDAARNSLSSYSAIFKWKRTANYNRNRSGMGTFTTRALAQPLQNADELIDSVETFIFDCDGVIWKGDKLIEGVPETLDMLRSKGKRLVFVTNNSTKSRKQYGKKFETLGLNVSEEEIFASSFAAAAYLKSIDFPKDKKVYVIGEDGILKELELAGYQYLGGPEDGGKKIELKPGFLMEHDEDVGAVVVGFDRHFNYYKIQYGTLCIRENPGCLFIATNRDAVTHLTDAQEWAGGGSMVGAISGSTQREPLVVGKPSTFMMDYLANKFGISKSQICMVGDRLDTDILFGQNGGCKTLLVLSGVTTLAMLQSPNNSIQPDFYTNKISDFLSLKAAAV from the exons ATGCTCAGGAGCAGCACGCTAACACAGAGTGTTACAGTCACCTGTGTTCATCACAGTCACAGACAATGGTTCCAATCAATTCCCGTAAATTATAGATTCTGTGACGCTGCTCGGAACTCTCTATCATCCTACTCCGCCATCTTCAAGTGGAAAAGAACGGCTAATTATAATCGTAACCGTTCTGGAATGGGAACCTTCACCACGCGCGCGTTGGCGCAGCCGCTCCAGAACGCCGACGAACTCATCGATTCCGTCGAGACATTTATTTTCGATTGTGACG GAGTTATATGGAAAGGTGACAAATTAATAGAAGGGGTGCCTGAAACGCTTGACATGCTTCGGTCAAAG GGCAAAAGATTAGTTTTTGTCACCAATAACTCAACAAAGTCTAGGAAGCAATATGGAAAGAAGTTTGAAACACTTGGCCTGAATGTCAGCGAG GAGGAGATTTTTGCATCATCCTTTGCAGCTGCTGCATATCTGAAGTCCATTGATTTCCCAAAAGATAAAAAG GTTTATGTCATTGGAGAAGATGGTATCTTGAAGGAGCTTGAGCTTGCTGGATATCAGTACCTTGGTGGGCCG GAAGATGGTGGGAAAAAGATAGAACTGAAGCCAGGATTTTTGATGGAGCATGATGAAGAT GTTGGAGCAGTTGTTGTTGGATTTGATCGCCACTTCAACTACTATAAAATCCA GTATGGGACACTCTGTATACGTGAAAACCCTGGATGTCTTTTCATTGCTACAAACCGAGATGCTGTTACTCATCTCACAGATGCTCAAGAATGGGCAG GTGGGGGCTCAATGGTTGGCGCTATCAGTGGATCTACTCAACGTGAGCCATTAGTTGTTGGAAAACCCTCAACGTTTATGATGGATTACTTGGCAAACAA ATTTGGCATTTCGAAGTCACAGATATGTATGGTTGGGGACAGATTAGACACTGATATCTTGTTTGGACAAAATGGTGGTTGCAAAACTCTTCTTGTGCTCTCAGGCGTCACCACACTGGCCATGCTTCAGAGCCCTAACAACTCCATACAGCCGGACTTCTATACCAACAAAATTTCAGATTTTCTTTCCCTGAAAGCTGCAGCTGTATGA
- the LOC114396720 gene encoding chromatin assembly factor 1 subunit FAS1-like, which yields MASPTEVIDVGAQNAPTPTPPPPLPPQDPKSNRAKTIMRKRKKVPSLLQNLKSYEEKQAHIETLEKELDALFRYYQEAMAQKVRVELSQCGGSRNVVVAALMEESYLPLSKLVDEIHDKLNGEVSNGAIVLAEPVTYATVKSSALFVGQRVSYGVPNADADVLEDHAESCLWCWETRDLKLMPKSVRGELSVRRTCRRRIHERIMAISEMIAALKKLESEPDYNQGLIKASAKLNKAFPEADIRLLVDGLLQKNSEDMDKKRTSQENKLLIKQLERNRKEAEKEKEKESMHNELQRETLLNESDLKLSQDEARNGEKSSEKKKQIKKQVDEAEKDQRRREKAEAELKKKRSLQKQASIMERFLKRSKIIPSSPSSEKDIVSTKSTASDLPSSKSESLFESATLSMDCTLASSRDVMLEDIRKTQFSSWRSLGQSLRSNRKQRWGLRQKPRTEVFKELKLSAIKTAVQDVELDTEKHVDRLGECSSDISSCPMNADSSPDAKYSRGRQLLQFDKSHRPAFYGVWPAKSHVVGPRHPLRKDPSLDYDVSSDEEWEEEEPGESLSDCDKDEEECQEECTKSDEESEDGFFVPDGYLSEDEGAQVDRMEIDDDIDGADSSPSCKNDIESEEFCALLRQQKYLNNLTEHALRKNQPLIISNLINDKDLSSDHNISGTPKLEQMCLQALSMYVIPGISCIEIYVDKMQDEDQEVCLSTGKSGASPISGVAVIPDSDLPIIVTTIQSCSQGMNKVLVSLQQKFPSVSKSLLKNKVREVSDYVDNRLQVKKEVLDKLGSAVKPEKSSGGPRSIAAFFSKRCLPPTGEGSKPGETSPLPPLKSSSAIDERPQSSYNI from the exons ATGGCATCGCCGACCGAGGTTATCGACGTCGGCGCCCAAAACGCTCCTACTCCTACTCCACCTCCTCCTCTTCCACCGCAAGATCCGAAATCGAATCGCGCCAAGACCATCATGCGGAAGCGGAAGAAGGTTCCCTCGTTGCTGCAAAACCTAAAGAGCTACGAGGAGAAGCAAGCGCACATCGAAACCCTCGAGAAGGAGCTCGACGCGCTGTTCCGCTACTACCAAGAAGCCATGGCTCAGAAAGTGCGTGTCGAGCTGAGCCAGTGCGGTGGTTCGCGAAATGTTGTCGTCGCGGCGCTGATGGAGGAGAGCTACCTTCCACTGTCGAAGCTCGTGGACGAGATTCACGACAAGTTGAACGGAGAAGTAAGTAACGGCGCAATCGTGCTGGCGGAGCCTGTGACCTACGCGACGGTGAAGAGTAGCGCGTTGTTTGTGGGACAGAGAGTGTCGTACGGCGTGCCAAACGCTGATGCTGATGTATTGGAGGACCATGCCGAGTCGTGTCTCTGGTGTTGGGAG ACTAGGGATTTGAAATTGATGCCAAAATCCGTTCGAGGAGAGCTCAGTGTTCGACGCACTTGCCGGAGAAGGATCCATGAGAGGATTATGGCTATCTCTG AAATGATAGCAGCTCTGAAAAAGCTAGAGAGTGAACCTGATTACAATCAAGGCTTAATTAAGGCATCGGCAAAGCTCAATAAAGCTTTTCCCGAAGCAGATATCCGCTTGTTAGTGGATGGCTTGTTGCAGAAGAACAGTGAAGACAT gGACAAGAAAAGAACAAGCCAAGAAAATAAATTGCTAATTAAGCAGTTGgagagaaatagaaaagaagctgaaaaagagaaagagaaagaaagcatGCACAATGAACTGCAAAGAGAAACACTGCTCAAT GAATCAGATTTAAAATTGTCACAAGATGAGGCAAGAAATGGTGAGAAATcttctgaaaagaaaaaacagataAAGAAACAGGTAGATGAGGCAGAAAAGGATCAACGGCGTAGAGAGAAAGCAGAAGCTGAATTAAAAAAGAAGCGGAGTTTACAAAAGCAAGCCTCAATTATGGAGCGTTTTCtgaaaagaagtaaaattatTCCCTCATCTCCATCATCTGAGAAGGACATAGTTTCAACTAAATCAACTGCATCTGATTTGCCAAGCAGCAAGAGTGAAAGTTTGTTTGAGTCAGCTACACTTTCAATGGATTGTACTCTTGCATCAAGCAGGGATGTTATGCTTGAAGATATTCGCAA GACACAATTTTCTTCATGGCGCTCTTTAGGACAATCATTGCGCTCAAACAGAAAACAGAGATGGGGCTTACGCCAGAAACCTCGGACTGAAGTTTTTAAGGAACTTAAGCTGAGTGCCATTAAAACTGCTGTTCAAGATGTTGAGTTGGACACGGAGAAACATGTTGACAGATTGGGAGAATGCAGTTCTGATATCAGTTCATGCCCAATGAATGCAGATAGTTCTCCTGATGCCAAGTACAGTCGGGGTAGACAATTATTGCAGTTTGATAAATCTCATAGACCTGCCTTTTATGGTGTTTGGCCTGCAAAAAG TCATGTTGTTGGACCACGCCATCCTTTAAGGAAGGATCCAAGCCTGGATTATGATGTCAGCAGCGATGAGGAATGGGAAGAG GAGGAACCTGGTGAAAGTCTTTCTGATTGTGATAAAGATGAAGAGGAATGTCAAGAGGAATGTACAAAGTCTGATGAAGAAAGTGAAGATGGGTTCTTTGTACCAGATGGATATCTTTCTGAGGATGAG GGTGCACAAGTGGACAGAATGGAAATAGATGATGACATTGACGGGGCTGATAGCTCCCCTAGCTGTAAGAATGACATAGAGAGCGAGGAATTTTGTGCTTTACTTCGGCAGCAGAAATATCTAAATAATTTGACAGAGCATGCTCTCCGGAAAAATCAACCCTTGATTATATCAAATTTGATTAATGACAAGGACCTTTCATCTGATCACAATATTAGTGGTACTCCTAAGCTGGAGCAGATGTGCTTGCAAGCCTTGAGTATGTATGTAATTCCTGGCATCTCATGTATAGAAATATATGTGGATAAAATGCAAGACGAGGACCAAGAAGTCTGCCTCTCTACTGGTAAAAGTGGTGCTAGTCCAATATCTGGTGTAGCTGTCATACCTGACTCAGACCTACCCATAATT GTGACTACTATTCAAAGTTGTTCTCAAGGTATGAATAAAGTGTTAGTGTCTTTGCAACAGAAGTTCCCTTCTGTATCTAAGTCCTTATTGAAGAATAAAGTGCGTGAAGTATCTGACTATGTTGATAACCGCTTGCAG GTGAAGAAAGAAGTTCTGGATAAGCTTGGCTCGGCAGTTAAACCTG AAAAAAGCAGTGGGGGACCAAGGAGCATTgctgcatttttttcaaaaaggtgCTTGCCCCCGACTGGGGAAGGTTCGAAACCTGGTGAAACTTCACCACTGCCACCCCTGAAATCATCTTCTGCCATTGATGAACGACCGCAAAGTTCATATAACATATAA
- the LOC114396482 gene encoding putative metallophosphoesterase At3g03305: MKLRTQTQKSNAISPHRERSTWLLLVVVATVAILCGICAAESNEGVTHVRGGPDSVVWVVQLSDLHFSVHHPNRALDFANLVGPALSVINPSLVLITGDLTDGKSKDLLTMKQNEDEWVEYRTVLDTVIKRSRLQKSLFFDLRGNHDSFGVPVVGASFDFFSKYSINGQLGRNGSVNSVTLETRDWKHLFVGFDSTMLTGLRGPTNLFGHPTDQLLKDLDLELSQWDSQSEKLVTKISFGHFPLSFSAPSSSGRTLEDVFLKHSISAYLCGHLHTKFGMNLKRHHQLDDHSSSLQKLFQFNIHQSSFESTANCSMGAPPIQEFWEWEMGDWRKSRAFRILAIDRGHVSYVDTDFKSGTKRAIILPTFPLDSRFMLTSSCRHNYECQSVAPSSYETIRALVFSLSPIVSVVARVYDSRSGNLDLVLETQMIKHSGDNSRGNLYVAPWNYRAFEDASPDRFWLQIEANDIAGRSTLTELRPFSINGHSLKLSWGWKEFLVMGCQWASLYYPLFWSALYFLFIFLLLPKALLVFPKKIYTYKNFIANKGIVNGVLWFLQELCRIPTLWFGWIGYLFYLMLCPWFMGQVFTEGKNMVYMTYMGWAIETSNGKGKVEYVGSPDIMVVVLPHLLFVVLPAILVTGALTAERAIYREHMLAFLVKKKDDICMDSRKSVLNGSMVSNVHLSKRLIRKLLFVVCLAICWKHFMNCRTLLKAYEMNPVLHFLGYGISIPLLLAHAISKTRSAE; the protein is encoded by the exons ATGAAACTGCGAACCCAAACGCAAAAAAGCAACGCGATTTCACCCCACCGTGAAAGGAGCACGTGGCTTCTTCTTGTCGTTGTTGCTACTGTTGCGATTCTGTGTGGCATCTGCGCAGCTGAAAGCAATGAAGGAGTTACGCACGTCAGAGGAGGCCCCGATTCTGTGGTTTGGGTGGTTCAGCTTTCCGATCTTCATTTCAGCGTTCACCATCCAAACAGAGCCCTCGATTTCGCCAATCTCGTGGGCCCCGCTCTTTCCGTTATCAATCCTTCCCTCGTCCTCATCACTGGCGACCTCACAG ATGGTAAAAGCAAGGATTTGCTGACAATGAAGCAGAATGAGGATGAATGGGTGGAATACCGGACTGTACTGGACACTGTTATTAAGAGAAGTAGACTCCAGAAGAGCTTGTTTTTTGACCTCAGAGGCAACCATGACAGTTTTGGTGTTCCGGTTGTCGGTGCTtcctttgatttcttttctAAATACAGCATCAATGGGCAGTTAGGAAGAAATGGGAGCGTCAATAGTGTAACCCTTGAG ACTCGAGACTGGAAACATCTCTTTGTTGGGTTTGATAGCACAATGTTAACTGGCTTACGAGGTCCAACGAATCTTTTTGGGCATCCCACTGATCAATTACTAAAGGACCTAGACTTGGAACTCTCACAGTGGGATTCACAGTCAGAAAAACTAGTTACCAAAATTTCCTTTGGGCATTTTCCACTCTCATTTTCTGCACCCTCTAGTTCTGGAAGGACATTGGAAGATGTTTTCCTAAAGCATTCCATATCAGCTTACCTGTGTGGGCATCTCCATACTAAATTTGGTATGAACTTAAAGCGGCACCATCAACTGGATGATCATTCATCATCCTTGCAGAAactttttcagtttaatatacACCAGAGTTCTTTTGAAAGTACTGCAAACTGTTCAATGGGAGCCCCACCAATTCAAGAGTTTTGGGAGTGGGAGATGGGGGATTGGAGAAAGAGTAGAGCTTTTCGAATTCTAGCCATTGATAGAGGCCATGTTTCATATGTTGATACTGATTTCAAATCTGGGACCAAACGTGCAATTATATTGCCCACTTTTCCATTAGACTCTCGCTTCATGTTAACATCTTCATGCCGTCACAACTATGAATGTCAATCTGTGGCCCCTTCATCTTATGAGACAATCCGAGCTCTggtattttctctttctccaaTTGTATCAGTTGTAGCTAGAGTCTATGATTCACGATCTGGAAACCTTGATTTAGTTCTAGAAACTCAGATGATCAAGCATTCTGGTGATAACTCCAGGGGGAACCTCTATGTTGCTCCATGGAATTACAGAGCATTTGAGGATGCTTCTCCTGATAGGTTTTGGCTTCAAATCGAAGCAAATGACATCGCAGGCAGATCAACTTTGACTGAATTGAGGCCGTTTTCTATCAATGGTCATAGCCTCAAACTTTCATGGGGCTGGAAGGAGTTTTTGGTCATGGGATGTCAATGGGCTTCCCTTTATTACCCATTATTTTGGTCTGCTCTTTACTTTTTGTTcatcttccttcttcttccaaAAGCTCTTCTTGTTTTTCCAAAGAAGATATACACTTACAAGAACTTCATCGCCAATAAAGGCATAGTAAATGGTGTATTATGGTTTCTCCAGGAGCTCTGCAGGATCCCCACATTATGGTTTGGTTGGATAGGATACCTATTTTATCTTATGTTGTGCCCCTGGTTTATGGGGCAAGTTTTTACTGAAGGGAAAAATATGGTATACATGACCTATATGGGTTGGGCCATAGAGACTTCTAATGGAAAGGGGAAGGTTGAGTATGTTGGGTCTCCAGATATTATGGTGGTGGTTCTTCCCCATCTATTATTTGTGGTTTTGCCTGCAATTTTGGTCACTGGTGCTCTGACGGCTGAAAGAGCAATTTACCGGGAACACATGTTAGCATTTTtggtaaagaaaaaagatgatatTTGTATGGACTCTAGAAAATCTGTATTGAATGGCAGCATGGTATCTAATGTTCACCTTAGCAAGCGATTGATTCGGAAGCTTCTTTTTGTGGTGTGCTTGGCAATATGTTGGAAGCATTTTATG AATTGCAGAACTCTTCTAAAAGCTTATGAGATGAACCCAGTACTCCATTTCTTAGGCTATGGTATATCAATCCCCTTGTTGTTGGCACATGCTATCAGCAAAACCAGAAGTGCTGAATGA